One stretch of Hemibagrus wyckioides isolate EC202008001 linkage group LG01, SWU_Hwy_1.0, whole genome shotgun sequence DNA includes these proteins:
- the LOC131350772 gene encoding uncharacterized protein LOC131350772: MASQGKRLHIVTWNTQGIRSPSQKFSNVLSCLNDLQADVVFIQETRVGTKNYRMLTDVRDWKIYFTVNNSSSKGVAILINNNVPFNYICHDEDCSGGYIVLFCHLYGELYTLVSVYKHKADRTVLGRLKEYLMEAAEGVLVVGGDFNTVLHPSFDRSPSDSNHSAFRSILEDFTVSLNLRDTWSYLRFADEGFTRHQNDSHSRLDMFFMRSDTMRLVCGIRVEDNEISDHNPVVLVLEVQEQTESKFPKVALLLKTATHTGIRKPNRISGKISGAEILSAIKTLSDLEEQRPNRRQVEHIKSHPCSVTEILKIKYNNMLKTKCVSEAFKEYHLSQGRHIFNVEYLIISQVLAKRLSAYIVPCSIQKQETILDKFLTVTCDKGTQKIKSSFLETSLRLENEWKEKLRHSQPPAKFHILECLLPVDQGSSGKLLLPECPLTNTILNLALNKLDHILNDEMECRSSVCFQRQALLIHAHQSKKKQVVSLVEKFQEDSGIIFHKIFHIEY; encoded by the coding sequence ATGGCATCACAAGGAAAACGTCTCCATATTGTCACATGGAACACTCAGGGTATAAGAAGCCCATCCCAAAAGTTTTCAAATGTGTTGAGCTGTCTCAATGATCTTCAGGCTGATGTTGTCTTCATACAAGAGACACGTGTTGGGACAAAAAATTACCGAATGTTGACAGATGTTAGAGATTGGAAAATCTATTTCACTGTAAACAACTCCTCCAGCAAAGGAGTCGCAATACTGATAAACAACAATGTACCTTTTAATTACAtatgccatgatgaggattGTAGTGGAGGTTACATTGTGCTGTTCTGTCACCTGTATGGTGAACTCTACACACTTGTCAGTGTGTACAAACATAAGGCAGATAGAACTGTCTTGGGTAGACTGAAAGAGTATTTGATGGAAGCAGCTGAGGGTGTGCTAGTGGTTGGAGGAGATTTCAACACAGTTTTACATCCCAGCTTTGATCGGAGTCCTTCAGACTCGAACCATTCAGCATTTAGATCTATTTTAGAAGACTTTACTGTTTCTCTGAATCTAAGAGACACCTGGTCATACTTGCGCTTTGCTGATGAGGGTTTTACACGCCATCAAAATGACAGTCACTCTAGACTAGACATGTTTTTCATGCGCAGTGACACAATGAGACTAGTGTGTGGTATCAGAGTGGAAGACAACGAAATTTCTGATCATAATCCAGTTGTTCTGGTTCTTGAAGTGCAAGAACAGACAGAAAGTAAATTTCCAAAAGTGGCCTTACTTTTAAAAACAGCAACACATACAGGTATCAGAAAACCCAACAGGATATCAGGGAAGATCAGTGGGGCAGAAATACTGAGTGCCATCAAGACTTTGTCTGACTTAGAAGAGCAAAGACCTAATCGAAGACAAGTGGAGCACATCAAAAGTCATCCATGTTCAGTGACAGAAATTCTAAAGATAAAGTACAACAacatgttaaaaacaaaatgtgtcTCTGAAGCTTTTAAAGAATATCATCTTTCACAAGGCAGACACATCTTCAACGTGGAATATTTGATAATCTCTCAAGTTTTAGCGAAACGTCTTAGTGCATACATTGTCCCCTGTTCTATACAAAAGCAAGAAACAATTCTTGATAAATTTCTCACTGTGACATGTGACAAAGGCACACAAAAAATCAAGTCATCTTTCTTAGAGACAAGCCTCAGACTTGAAAATGAATGGAAAGAGAAACTGAGACATTCTCAGCCCCCAGCAAAGTTCCATATTCTAGAATGTCTCCTTCCAGTAGACCAAGGCTCTTCTGGGAAACTTTTGCTGCCTGAATGTCCGCTCACCAACACTATCCTTAATTTGGCTCTGAATAAACTAGATCACATTCTCAATGACGAGATGGAATGCAGGAGCAGTGTTTGTTTTCAGAGGCAGGCTCTGCTGATACATGCACACCAGAGCAAAAAGAAGCAAGTTGTTTCGCTAGTAGAGAAATTCCAGGAAGATTCTGGAATTatatttcataaaatatttcacatagagTATTAA